A section of the Candidatus Tisiphia endosymbiont of Nedyus quadrimaculatus genome encodes:
- the virB11 gene encoding P-type DNA transfer ATPase VirB11: MSDNFAALETFLLPFKELFAEDGVNEIMVNKPGEVWIEKKGDQFCKLVPELDFEHLISLGRLVAQSTDQTISEEKPLLSASLPNGYRIQIVFPPACEPGHVGYAIRKGSAMNLTLDQYDKMGAFDSTSTGELIDENAKILNNYLKENKIKEFIRHAVISKKNIIISGGTSTGKTTFTNAALAEIPDSERLITVEDAREVILANHPNKLHLLASKGGQGRAKVTTQDLIEACLRLRPDRIIVGELRGAEAFSFLRAINTGHPGSISTLHADAPAMAIEQLKLMVMQASLGMPPDEVKKYILAVVDIVIQLKRGSGGKRYVSEIYYSKNRQD, encoded by the coding sequence GTAAATAAACCAGGAGAAGTATGGATTGAGAAGAAAGGAGATCAGTTTTGTAAATTAGTACCTGAACTTGATTTTGAACATCTTATATCGCTTGGTAGGCTTGTAGCTCAGTCAACTGATCAGACAATTTCTGAGGAGAAACCTTTACTTTCTGCATCCCTACCAAATGGCTATCGTATCCAAATAGTGTTTCCTCCTGCTTGTGAACCAGGTCATGTCGGGTATGCTATCAGGAAAGGTAGTGCAATGAATCTTACATTAGATCAATATGATAAAATGGGAGCTTTTGATTCAACATCTACTGGAGAATTAATTGACGAGAATGCAAAAATCTTAAACAATTATTTAAAAGAAAATAAAATAAAAGAATTTATTCGACATGCTGTAATTTCTAAAAAAAATATTATTATTAGTGGTGGTACATCAACTGGTAAAACAACCTTTACTAACGCTGCTTTAGCAGAAATTCCAGATAGCGAGCGATTAATTACTGTTGAAGATGCTAGGGAGGTAATCTTAGCAAATCACCCTAATAAATTACATCTCCTCGCTTCAAAAGGGGGGCAAGGTCGTGCAAAAGTTACTACTCAGGATTTGATTGAGGCGTGTTTACGTCTAAGACCTGACAGAATTATTGTAGGTGAACTTAGAGGAGCTGAAGCATTTAGTTTCTTACGAGCAATTAATACAGGCCATCCTGGCTCTATATCTACTTTACATGCTGATGCACCAGCAATGGCTATAGAACAACTTAAGCTAATGGTTATGCAAGCTAGTTTAGGCATGCCACCAGATGAAGTGAAAAAATATATATTAGCGGTAGTCGATATTGTGATACAATTAAAACGTGGTAGTGGTGGGAAGAGATATGTCTCAGAAATATATTATAGTAAGAATAGGCAAGACTAA
- a CDS encoding type IV secretory system conjugative DNA transfer family protein, which produces MGLERIVNLARNLLGHFIIHPLVVFCTIWISGVLVAFTTNEIRAINIDLTAIDIAYKWAYWLVSVWSQLTFQAYNYLKVKLILSLTIPTITVIIFYWKNFKRIKNLQFFIQPEKVYGDASWATEADVDKAGLRSKHGMLLGTNSGGYFVADGFQHALLFAPTGSGKGVGFVIPNLLFWEHSIIVHDIKLENHGLTSGWRQKQGQRVFVWEPSNPDGITHCYNPIDWVSTKPGQMVDDVQKISNLIMPEKDFWNNEARSLFLGVVLYLIADPTKTKSFGEVVRTMRSDDVVYNLAVVLDTLGKVIHPVAYMNIAAFLQKADKERSGVISTMNSSLELWANPLIDSATASSDFNILEFKKIKTTVYVGLTPDNIQRLQKLMQVFYQQATEFLSRKMPDLKEEPYGVMFLLDEFPTLGKMDTFKAGIAFFRGYRVRLFLIIQDTQQLKGTYEDAGMNSFLSNATYRITFAANNYETANLISQLVGNKTVEQRSYSKPLFFDLNISTRTQNVSQVSRALLLPQEVIQLPKDEQIVLIESFPPIKSLKIKYYEDKFFTNRLLPPTFVPTQKPYDPNKNNVDEEKENTDSTTKED; this is translated from the coding sequence ATGGGATTGGAGAGAATAGTAAACCTTGCCCGTAACCTCTTGGGTCATTTTATAATACATCCTTTGGTAGTATTTTGTACGATATGGATTAGTGGAGTACTAGTTGCATTTACTACTAACGAGATTAGAGCTATAAATATTGACTTAACAGCCATAGATATAGCTTATAAGTGGGCTTATTGGCTAGTTAGTGTATGGTCTCAATTAACTTTTCAAGCATATAACTACTTAAAAGTTAAGTTAATATTATCCCTTACTATACCGACAATTACAGTTATCATATTTTACTGGAAAAATTTTAAAAGAATAAAGAATTTACAATTTTTTATTCAACCGGAAAAAGTTTATGGTGATGCTAGTTGGGCTACTGAAGCTGATGTAGATAAAGCTGGTCTACGTTCAAAACATGGTATGTTGCTTGGTACCAATAGCGGAGGATATTTTGTTGCTGATGGATTTCAGCACGCTTTGCTTTTTGCCCCAACTGGTTCAGGTAAGGGTGTAGGATTTGTAATTCCTAATTTATTATTTTGGGAACACTCTATTATAGTACATGACATTAAGCTAGAAAATCATGGTCTTACAAGTGGCTGGCGGCAGAAACAAGGACAACGAGTATTTGTTTGGGAACCTTCCAATCCTGATGGGATAACTCATTGTTACAATCCTATAGACTGGGTAAGTACCAAACCAGGTCAAATGGTGGATGACGTACAAAAAATCTCAAATCTGATTATGCCTGAAAAAGATTTTTGGAATAATGAAGCACGCAGTTTATTTCTTGGTGTGGTACTATACTTAATTGCTGACCCGACAAAAACTAAATCCTTTGGCGAAGTGGTCAGGACAATGCGTAGTGATGACGTGGTGTACAACTTGGCAGTAGTTCTAGATACTTTAGGCAAGGTAATACATCCTGTGGCCTATATGAATATTGCTGCATTTCTACAAAAAGCAGATAAAGAACGTTCAGGTGTCATCTCTACAATGAACTCTTCTTTAGAATTATGGGCAAACCCGCTAATCGACTCAGCTACTGCATCATCTGACTTTAATATACTTGAGTTCAAGAAGATTAAAACAACAGTTTATGTTGGTTTAACTCCAGATAATATACAGCGTTTACAAAAATTGATGCAGGTTTTTTACCAGCAAGCTACAGAGTTTTTAAGCCGCAAAATGCCTGATTTAAAAGAAGAACCTTATGGGGTTATGTTCCTGCTTGATGAATTCCCTACTTTAGGCAAAATGGATACATTTAAGGCTGGTATCGCATTTTTCAGGGGATATAGAGTTCGCCTATTCTTGATTATACAAGATACTCAACAGCTCAAAGGAACTTATGAGGATGCTGGAATGAACTCGTTCTTGTCAAATGCTACATATCGTATTACTTTTGCAGCTAATAACTATGAAACAGCTAACCTAATATCACAGCTAGTGGGTAATAAAACAGTTGAACAACGATCTTATAGTAAACCACTATTTTTTGATCTTAATATTTCAACAAGAACGCAGAATGTATCCCAAGTTTCAAGGGCTCTGCTTTTGCCTCAAGAAGTAATTCAATTACCAAAAGATGAACAAATCGTTTTAATTGAATCTTTTCCACCTATTAAATCTTTAAAAATTAAGTATTATGAGGATAAGTTCTTTACAAATAGGTTATTACCGCCTACATTTGTTCCAACTCAAAAACCTTATGATCCTAATAAAAATAATGTAGATGAGGAGAAAGAAAATACAGATTCTACTACTAAAGAAGATTAA